The Chroicocephalus ridibundus chromosome 3, bChrRid1.1, whole genome shotgun sequence genome has a segment encoding these proteins:
- the MDH1 gene encoding malate dehydrogenase, cytoplasmic: MGEPIRVLVTGAAGQIAYSLLYSIAKGDVFGKDQPLILVLLDITPVMTVLDGIVMELQDCALPLLREVIPTDKEEVAFKDLDIAILVGSMPRKEGMERKDLLQANAKIFKSQGAALDKYAKKTVKVVVVGNPANTNCLIASKSAPSIPKENFSCLTRLDHNRAKSQIALKLGVSANDVKNVIIWGNHSSTQYPDVTHAKVNVKGKEVGVYEAIKDDSWLKGDFILTVQQRGAAVIKARKLSSAMSAAKAICDHVRDIWFGTPAGEFVSMGVISDGNSYGVPEDLLYSFPVVIKDKTWKFVEGLPINDFSREKMNLTAKELIEEKETAVQFLSSA, translated from the exons ATG GGTGAACCTATCAGAGTCCTGGTGACTGGAGCCGCTGGGCAGATTGCTTACTCGCTGCTCTACAGCATTGCCAAAGGAGATGTCTTTGGCAAAGATCAG CCTCTTATTCTTGTGCTGCTGGATATCACCCCCGTGATGACGGTATTGGACGGTATAGTGATGGAGCTGCAGGACTGTGCTCTACCGCTGCTGAGAG aggTCATTCCAACAGACAAGGAGGAAGTTGCATTCAAAGACCTTGACATAGCAATTCTGGTTGGCTCCATGCCAAGGAAAGAGGGCATGGAGAGGAAGGATTTACTCCAAGCAAATGCGAAAATTTTCAAGTCTCAGGGTGCGGCCTTGGACAAGTATGCCAAAAAGACTGTCAAG GTTGTGGTAGTTGGGAATCCAGCAAATACTAACTGCCTGATTGCATCAAAGTCAGCCCCATCAATACCAAAGGAAAATTTCAGCTGCTTAACTCGTTTGGATCACAACAGAGCTAAATCTCAG ATCGCTCTGAAACTTGGCGTGTCTGCTAATGATGTGAAGAATGTCATCATCTGGGGCAACCACTCCTCCACTCAATATCCAGATGTTACCCATGCGAAGGTAAATGTGAAAGGAAAGGAAGTTGGAGTTTATGAAGCTATAAAAGATGACAGCTGGCTGAAGGGAGACTTTATCCTG ACTGTTCAGCAACGTGGAGCAGCCGTTATTAAAGCTAGGAAGCTGTCCAGTGCAATGTCAGCTGCCAAAGCTATCTGTGATCATGTGAGGGACATCTGGTTTGGCACTCCAGCG gggGAATTTGTTTCTATGGGAGTCATTTCTGATGGCAATTCTTACGGTGTTCCTGAAGATTTGCTATATTCATTCCCTGTTGTGATCAAG gACAAGACCTGGAAGTTTGTTGAGGGCCTTCCTATTAATGATTTTTCTCGTGAGAAGATGAATCTGACTGCTAAGGAGTTAATTGAAGAGAAGGAGACTGCTGTGCAATTCCTCTCCAGTGCATGA